In one Rhopalosiphum padi isolate XX-2018 chromosome 3, ASM2088224v1, whole genome shotgun sequence genomic region, the following are encoded:
- the LOC132924402 gene encoding uncharacterized protein LOC132924402 isoform X2 produces MYFALAKTPGGRPTTVTTAAMSEDSPRTSAVPAPSVFLPHAEPSTSRGVGTSPAASPGPEADGHEQHVDGPQCTLEDYDMSSDDEYVRSGSTFSVALGQYVFQRNLIEDTFTPPQDSKAVIEYVNLKFVENNFRSLGLDQMFDKNNIMQAEQEFDSFEIWFSRVREFAVDREFIRDLRLPLFCHLYLNLYVPRNHNRLQALLKKFEYLFTSPRGVVYLQELKTVTNVLDLSPRLAYFRRNKFVYGVSPMFISNLYDFFHPHFMLKVVFQEWFDINYTAYEDPRIIFDDYYANNLVRVNNLDKANAPKQNNNVVVNKPVLCKKTLNSAQNKNNNRKVNNSENDISNDGKKSRNLRKKHKSRGKKKSNEISNDEEQLRKKIKSSDRSKSTSDENSRLCEKSSEVSDNEEKKYKRQKKSSRSKFTSDDSNMQMSESLSEVSDNEEKNFKRQKKSGKSKSSSDDNMNMSGLSDISNDGEQKQKQQNKRSKSKFTSDDDNHTSEISSDEKNFKKPQKKQKLRGNKKFDNYTDDSNLSGSSPEVSSDDEISSSNNENQKSKNRRKYKHSDNNSNLSGSSSEDFLEDSSSLNSSYDEEIMMHKFVRHDKKSAQHLRYETSRRLKHINITKIDLKNLDEDWFLRTTKQIVLKNCSKLSCSILTSDLKLVAAGSLDSLIYLWERSTQQSVPEKTPDILHTIGNINPSNFTSSIQGNNLMEYLDKSTAFVLRGHGGPIFDLAELPSAKILLSASNDKTYRAWDMVSKRCLEVYNEHEHRTWCIAACPYSLQVATGSCEGASCLWFLNYKRPLRIFMGHLDDILVLKFHPNQVLLATGSSDKTVRVFELTTGECHRLLMGHSDYITGLEFNAQNPNYLASASGCGEIIVWDIPSSELVWKIRIGNMLFSDLAWLTKDILLASLTNGIVLKCDTTLNYVDSFCKVKGFETTFDRLMSLQMFDNTVYTIGIPDKSGGLKPIPKRNKEKSSQMKNEQKSHRESSPLSKLFFPQHIIDNDGNSMKPLRGLSSAVSNPPYNYEYQLNTNDQFKKSNPSSFLNMNLRSAPFNLSADEISKLRPEYLSENIRLVPAVAITNNLQNAYLLPIQPIVRTTSQNSTNIHSTNDQLPSTSKSHKINKTPGTSKSKITTAKQHNFGNSSLTMHTSIQHMQIKTTTVKEQLHIDDQRETNTLVQQYLQTTSTSIHKQQTSNLMQVTRSGISSQLLQNSIVQQEQQQQSVGSNASVAGTNVQQQQSLQQIRSNTNLTKGNVQKQQRLSPQTNNRSSNTNVTQRPSPRQSPNKPSSLD; encoded by the exons ATGTATTTCGCCCTGGCCAAGACGCCGGGCGGCCGCCCGACGACCGTCACTACGGCCGCGATGTCGGAAGACAGCCCGCGGACGTCCGCCGTCCCCGCGCCGTCCGTCTTCTTGCCGCACGCCGAGCCGTCCACGTCCCGGGGCGTCGGCACGAGTCCGGCCGCGTCGCCGGGCCCCGAAGCCGACGGCCACGAGCAACACGTCGACGGGCCGCAGTGCACGCTCGAGGACTACGACATGTCGTCGGACGACGAATACGTGAGGTCCGGGTCCACGTTCAGCGTCGCGCTGGGCCAGTACGTTTTCCAGAGGAACTTGATC gaagatACATTTACTCCACCCCAAGATAGCAAAGCTGTTATCGAATATGTGAATTTGAAGTttgttgaaaacaattttagatcATTGGGGCTCGATCAAATGTttgataagaataatataatgcaagCTGAACAAGAATTTGATTC GTTTGAAATATGGTTCTCTCGCGTGAGGGAGTTTGCTGTTGATAGAGAATTTATCAGAGATCTACGTCTACCATTGTTCTGTCATCTTTATTTGAATCTATATGTTCCACGAAATCATAACCGTTTACAggcattattgaaaaaatttgaatatttgtttaCAAGTCCTAGAGGAGTTGTTTATCTACAGGAATTGAAAACTGTTACAAATGTCTTAGATTTATCACCTCGACTTGCATATTTCAG gcgaaataaatttgtatacggTGTCTCTCCTATGTTTATAAGCAatctttatgatttttttcatcCTCATTTCATGCTCAAAGtg gtGTTTCAAGAATGGTTTGATATTAACTATACTGCTTATGAAGATCCAAGAATAATATTTGATGATTATTATGCAAATAATCTAGTACGAGTAAATAATCTAGACAAAGCAAATGCtccgaaacaaaataataatgttgttgtCAATAAACctgtattatgtaaaaaa acactGAATTCAGCTCAAAATAAGAACAACAATCGAAAAGTCAATAATTCTGAAAATGAT atatcaaATGATGGGAAAAAGTCTCGTAATCTccgaaaaaaacataaatcaagaggcaaaaaaaaatcgaatgaa aTATCAAATGATGAGGAACAATTGCGGAAGAAAATTAAATCAAGTGACAGAAGTAAATCTACTAGTGATGAAAATAGTCGTTTATGTGAAAAATCATCTGAA gTATCtgataatgaagaaaaaaagtataaaagacAAAAGAAAAGTAGTAGAAGCAAATTTACAAGTGATGATAGTAACATGCAAATGAGTGAAAGCTTATCTGAA GTATCCGACAATGaagaaaaaaactttaaacgacaaaaaaaaagtgGCAAAAGCAAATCTTCCAGTGACGATAATATGAATATGAGTGGCTTGTCTGAT aTATCAAACGATGGTGAACAAAAGCAAAAACAGCAAAATAAAAGAAGCAAAAGCAAATTTACCAGTGATGATGATAATCATACATCTGaa aTATCAAGTGAtgaaaagaattttaaaaaaccacaaaagaaacaaaaattaagaggCAATAAAAAATTTGACAATTATACAGATGATAGTAATTTATCTGGAAGCTCGCCTGAA GTCTCAAGTGATGACGAAATTTCAAGCAGTAACaatgaaaatcaaaaatcaaaaaacagaagaaaatataaacactctgataataatagtaatctgAGTGGAAGTTCATCTGAA gattttttggAGGATTCCAGTTCATTGAATTCATCTTATGATGAAGAAATTATGATGCATAAATTTGTTAGACATGACAAAAAGTCAGCTCAACATTTACGTTAt GAAACTTCACGTCGTTTGAAACACATAAACATTACtaaaattgatttgaaaaaCCTTGATGAAGATTGGTTTCTACGTACTACTAAACAAATAGTCTTGAAAAATTGTAGCAA ATTATCGTGTTCTATTTTGACTTCTGATCTAAAGTTGGTTGCTGCTGGTTCATTagattctttaatttatttatgggaGAGATCTACTCAACAATCTGTACCGGAAAAAACTCCTGATATTCTACATACCATTGGAAATATAAATCCCAGCAATTTTACATCATCAATACAAGGAAACAATTTGATGGAATA tttggaCAAAAGTACAGCCTTTGTATTACGTGGACATGGTGGACCTATATTTGATTTAGCTGAATTACCATCAGCTAAAATCCTTCTCAGTGCATCCAATGATAAAACTTACAGAGCTTGGGATATGGTATCAAAACGTTGTTTAGAAGTATACAA TGAACATGAACACAGAACATGGTGTATTGCTGCTTGTCCATATAGCTTACAAGTTGCCACAGGATCTTGCGAGGGCGCTAGCTGTTTATGGTTTTTGAACTATAAACGGCCATTAAGAATTTTTATGGGTCATCTCGATGATATTTTG GTTCTAAAATTTCATCCAAATCAAGTGCTCTTAGCTACTGGTTCATCAGATAAAACTGTTAGAGTATTTGAACTTACAACTGGAGAATGTCATAGACTTTTAATGGGACACTCTGATTATATCACCGGTTTAGAATTTAATGCTCAAAATCCTAATTATCTAGCATCTGctt ctGGTTGCGGGGAAATAATTGTATGGGATATACCATCTAGTGAATTGGTATGGAAGATTAGAATCGGCAACATGTTATTTTCGGATCTGGCATGGTTAACCAAAGATATATTATTGGCTTCATTAACTAATGGTATCGTCTTAAAATGTGACACTACact gaATTATGTAGATTCTTTCTGTAAAGTAAAAGGATTTGAAACTACATTTGATCGTCTTATGTCTTTACAAATGTTTGACAATACAGTATATACAATAGGCATTCCTGATAAATCAGGTGGTCTTAAACCAATACCTAAGAGAAACAAAGAGAAATCTTCACAAatgaaaaatgaacaaaaatcaCATAGAGAATCTTCACCTTTATCTAAACTATTTTTCCCGCAACATATTATTGATAACGATGGCAATTCAATGAAACCTTTACGTGGACTGAGTTCGGCTGTATCGAATCCTccttataattatgaatatcaaTTGAATACTAatgatcaatttaaaaaatcaaatccaTCAAGTTTTTTGAACATGAATTTAAGATCTGCACCATTTAATTTATCTGCTGATGAAATATCTAAATTACGCCCCGAATATCTATCAGAAAATATACGATTAGTACCAGCAGTAGCTATAACTAATAATCTTCAAAATGCTTACCTATTGCCAATTCAACCAATTGTTCGGACAACCAGTCAAAACTCTACTAACATCCATTCAACAAATGATCAGTTACCGAGTACGAGtaaatcacataaaataaataaaactccaGGAACATCTAAGTCAAAAATAACAACAGCAAAACAACATAACTTTGGTAATAGTAGTTTAACAATGCATACAAGTATTCAACACATGCAAATAAAAACAACTACAGTTAAAGAACAACTGCATATAGATGATCAGCGAGAAACCAATACGTTAGTCCAACAGTATCTACAAACAACTAGCACAAGTATTCATAAGCAGCAAACTTCAAATCTAATGCAAGTTACACGTTCTGGGATAAGCTCTCAATTACTTCAGAATAGCATTGTGCAGCAAGAGCAACAGCAACAGAGTGTGGGAAGTAATGCCAGTGTAGCTGGAACAAATGTCCAACAGCAGCAGTCATTACAACAGATACGGTCTAATACAAATTTAACCAAAGGGAATGTTCAAAAGCAACAGCGCTTATCTCCACAAACAAATAATCGATCGTCCAATACCAACGTTACTCAACGTCCATCTCCTAGACAAAGTCCTAATAAACCATCTTCTTTGGACTAA